In the genome of Thiorhodovibrio winogradskyi, the window CATCGTGGCATGGGCTGATCAAATCAACAAACCCATCCACTTGCTTTACTTTCCACCCTATCACAGCAAATACAATCCCATTGAGCGGTGCTGGGGCATTCTCGAACTGCACTGGAACGGCGCCCTACTCGTCGATACCGAGACCATGCTCGCCTGGGCGCGCACCATGACCTGGAAAGGCATCCAACCGATTGTGAATCTGTGCACCACCGTCTATGAAAAAGGAATCTCTCTGACAAAAAAAGCCATGCGAGCCGTCGAAGCTCGGCTGGATCGCAATCCTGATCTGCCTAAGTACGATATTCTGATTCAGCCCCTCGGGGCTGGTAGCTTTGTTTCCTGAAATCACCTAACTACCTGCCTGGAAAATAATTCCACCCTGGCCCCGTTCTGGCCCTCCGCCGGGCCGGTTAAGCGAGAGCGAAACCTGCGACGGCTGGAGTAATTCGTTAGGCGATTACGTCAGTTTGATTCAATTCCTGAGAATTAAACCGAACCTGACCGTTCGCAGTAACAACAGTAAGTCTAGCGGGTTAAAGTCCCGTCCGGGGAGTTGTCCGTACACCTCGGTAGCATGAGGAAGCGGCGTCTTGGTAACAAGGGGTCGTAAGTTTCCCCCCAGCAAGAGAGCAGGCCGTCAGCTAAGTGAACCTAGATGTAGCCTCGTGAACATAGGTTGGAGACGCCGACCCTGTGGTCAGAAGGGGAAGGCCGTTGGATGGCCGCTGGAAGAACGGAAGTGGTGGTCATCGTCTCTCGGGGTAGCAGGGGCGGCATGTTCTTGAAGATTTACTTGTCCAGTGCTGGAGATCCGTGGCGGGGGGTGGAGAGAGGCCACCACCGACGGCGTATAAGGTAACGAAATCGTCGTCGCCCGTCACGGAAGTCGGAGGGGTTCCCACTTGATCCGATAGGGTACCGCTTGAGACCGAGGGACAACACAACCCTTGGTCGAGGGAAGGGACCCTACTTTGTTCACGCAACCAACGAGTGGAGGATCAGGGGATTGCCATGTCGCTAACAACCCCGGAGAAGATCAGGACACTACAGAGGAAGCTATCCGCCTTGTGCCAAGCAAGAACCTGGCTACCGCTTCCATGCGCTCTATTGCCTTGATGTACCGGGAGGACATCCTCCGTCACGCCTGGAATCTTGTCCGGTCAAATGGAGGCAGCCCTGGCATTGACGGGGTGAGCTTCGAGATGATCGAGCAAGGCGAAGGGGTAGAAGGGTTCCTAAAGGGCATCGCAGAGGAACTGCAAGAGAAACGCTACTGTGCCCAACCGGTACGGCGGGTGATGATTCCCAAAGGAGATGGGCGCGAGCGGCCGCTGGGGATACCCACCATCCGTGATCGTGTTGTGCAAATGGCGGTTAAGCTGGTCATCGAGCCGATCTTCGAGGCGGACTTTACGCCGCACTCCTACGGGTTTCGGCCCAAACGCTCGGCCCACGATGCCATCGACGACATTGCCAACGCACTCTGGGCCGGTCACACCCAAGTGATTGACGCTGATCTGTCGAGCTACTTCGACACCATTCCCCACGCCAACCTCATGGCGGTGGTCGCTGAACGCATTGTCGATGGAGCCATCCTGGCGCTCCTGAAACAGTGGCTGAAGGCCCCCGTCATTGGCGTGAATGATCAAGGAAAACGCATGACCGTCGGTGGAGGGAAAGGCAACCGGGTTGGAACACCGCATGGTTGTGTAATATCCCCTCTGTTGTCGAATCTCTACCTGCACTTGCTGGATCGTATTTGGGATCGACATCGGCTGAAACAGAAGCTGGGCGCGCACATTGTCCGCTATGCGGATGATTTTGTTGTGCTCTGCAAGCAGGGTGTGGAAGAACCGCTGAAGGTCGTCCGCCACGTCGTGGATCGACTGGGTTTGACGCTCAATGAGACGCCCGATTGAGATCAGGCCCATGTGGTGGATGCCAAGGAATCGGGCTTCAACTTTCTGGGCTTTACGCTCCAGATGAGCCGAGGCGCCAAGACCGGAAAATGGTACCCGAACGTGCGCCCGTCGGACAAAGCTGTGGGAAAAATCATGGCAAAAGTGACGGACTTAACACGACGAGAACTGACCTGTATCCCGCTGGACGATGTGGTGGGGAGTGTCAACCGCAGCCTGAGAGGCTGGGCGGGCTACTTCCATTTCCGCAATTCCAGTCTGGCGATGAGTAAGGTCAGAAACCACGCCGAACAGCGGCTGCGAATCCACTTGCGAAAGCGACATAAGGTCAAGAACTGGAAGGCAGGCCATGCCAAATTTCCGTCTCGCGACCTCTATGACCGCCATGGACTGCACAAGCTCCCAAAGGTACCCGGCTGGAAGACGGTGCATGCCTTGGTGTGAAGAGCATCGGAAAGCCGTGTGCGGGAAAATCGCATGCACGGTTTGATGAGGGAGGGCTGGGAGTCATCGCTACGCCTCGGCTATAAGGCACCGCCAACGCTGCGGAAAACAGATGAGCTAAAGCGAGTGATGACAACCTGCCCTCTACTCTATCCTTTTCTACCTTTTCTACTGAACCTTATTCGTTGTGCCGATCACAGAATGGTGAATTGTTGCGGTATGTTCAATTTCCCAGTATCTTTTCAATCGCTTATGCTCTTTCTCCAAGGCTCTGCCAGCTTGGATCCCCGACCCGGCTGGCCAGCAATTGAAAAAACTTCTGCAATTCATCAATATTCTAACGCATTGTCCTTGCGGAGGAAAATGACATCTCGGTGAGGCATTATACAGCCTTGTCAATCCCCAACAACTCGCGCAAAGGTTTCAGCTGTCCCGCCCAAGAGTAATTCCGGTTAATGGTTATAAGCGCCTCTTGGCGCACTTGATTATAATGAGAAGGATCATTGGTTAAATATTCAATCCGTTGAAAAAAACTGCTCGCCGTATCAGCAATAAACAAGTTTCGCCCATCATCATAAGCAATCCCATCCGCACCCATTGAGGTCGTAACCACCGGCAAACCACA includes:
- a CDS encoding reverse transcriptase domain-containing protein, with product MRSIALMYREDILRHAWNLVRSNGGSPGIDGVSFEMIEQGEGVEGFLKGIAEELQEKRYCAQPVRRVMIPKGDGRERPLGIPTIRDRVVQMAVKLVIEPIFEADFTPHSYGFRPKRSAHDAIDDIANALWAGHTQVIDADLSSYFDTIPHANLMAVVAERIVDGAILALLKQWLKAPVIGVNDQGKRMTVGGGKGNRVGTPHGCVISPLLSNLYLHLLDRIWDRHRLKQKLGAHIVRYADDFVVLCKQGVEEPLKVVRHVVDRLGLTLNETPD
- a CDS encoding group II intron maturase-specific domain-containing protein — encoded protein: MDAKESGFNFLGFTLQMSRGAKTGKWYPNVRPSDKAVGKIMAKVTDLTRRELTCIPLDDVVGSVNRSLRGWAGYFHFRNSSLAMSKVRNHAEQRLRIHLRKRHKVKNWKAGHAKFPSRDLYDRHGLHKLPKVPGWKTVHALV